The Anopheles coluzzii chromosome 2, AcolN3, whole genome shotgun sequence genome window below encodes:
- the LOC120947466 gene encoding 46 kDa FK506-binding nuclear protein produces the protein MFWGLILKPGKKYSKVVEQDFHLTHAALDMSDSSGDVQVMLTSENITYLLCTLNKAIPQVQLNQEFATGDEISFATKGTGVVHLTGNVLPDEMDMEDMGDEEEDDEELEDEEEEDVPAANGNSKARIAKEVAKAKVAKKIAAGEVSEDSDAEDTTFSESMHDDSAIVNGAEDDDDDDEEEDDDDSDDDEDVEDEEEDDDDDDEEDDDEDDDEEDEEDEDVKQPKAKQAKLANDGKAAVNGNAKAAKEAPKKQEQQQKKGGMRTLQDGLMVEDLKVGNGPEAKPGKKIAVYYEGRLKSNNKVFDSTNKGPGLKFTLGRGEVVKGWDLGVAGMKVGGKRRLVIPHKLAYGTKGSPPVIPPCSTLVFEVELKKVF, from the exons ATGTTCTGGG GACTCATCTTGAAGCCGGGCAAGAAGTACTCGAAGGTGGTGGAGCAGGACTTCCATCTGACCCATGCCGCGCTGGACATGTCGGACAGTAGCGGGGACGTGCAGGTGATGCTCACCTCCGAGAACATCACCTATCTGCTGTGCACGCTGAACAAAGCGATCCCACAGGTTCAGCTGAACCAGGAGTTTGCCACCGGCGACGAGATCAGCTTTGCCACGAAGGGCACGGGAGTGGTGCACCTGACCGGCAACGTTCTGCCCGACGAGATGGACATGGAAGACATGGgcgatgaggaggaggacgacgaggagctggaagacgaggaggaggaggatgtcCCGGCTGCAAACGGCAACAGCAAGGCCCGCATTGCCAAGGAGGTGGCCAAGGCCAAGGTGGCGAAGAAGATTGCTGCCGGAGAGGTGTCGGAGGACAGCGATGCGGAGGACACTACCTTCTCCGAATCCATGCACGACGATAGCGCCATCGTCAATGGTGCGgaggatgacgatgacgacgacgaggaggaggatgatgatgacagcgacgacgacgaagacgtcgaggatgaggaggaagatgatgatgacgatgatgaggaggatgacgatgaggacgacgatgaggaggacgaggaagaCGAAGATGTCAAGCAGCCGAAAGCCAAGCAGGCCAAGCTGGCCAATGACGGCAAGGCCGCCGTAAACGGCAACGCCAAGGCCGCGAAGGAAGCGCCCAAGAagcaggaacagcagcagaagaagggtGGCATGCGTACCCTCCAGGACGGGCTAATGGTGGAGGACCTGAAGGTTGGCAATGGGCCGGAGGCGAAGCCGGGCAAGAAGATTGCCGTGTACTACGAGGGTCGCCTGAAGTCTAACAacaaggtgttcgacagcacCAACAAGGGCCCGGGCCTGAAGTTCACGCTCGGTCGCGGTGAAGTGGTCAAGGGCTGGGATTTGGGCGTCGCCGGCATGAAGGTGGGCGGCAAGCGGCGACTGGTCATCCCGCACAAGCTGGCGTACGGCACGAAGGGCAGCCCGCCGGTCATCCCGCCCTGCAGTACGCTCGTGTTTGAGGTCGAGCTGAAGAAGGTGTTCTAA